From the genome of Alosa sapidissima isolate fAloSap1 chromosome 14, fAloSap1.pri, whole genome shotgun sequence, one region includes:
- the LOC121681727 gene encoding mucin-17: MVMAVSFSNGPLPDLEPSQYPPPLLPKPGKDNARLQKLIKKSAKKKSSSCSQTPIPFRSNLSPVNEISDLEFSDTSTPPRTPDVPLYGSSLNLNCYSARPFYQQSPTPLSYRRNSPFHGSEAASTQSLSNLAPVPECHIAPLYACSSFLFDDATPITELSITEPTAKAPEPAAGQTITPGPYGPRPAGVCPAPPTLQQQSQAPVPSSLTATVPTQAYTAPPQPQPQLQGPISSALPQPFTKGPYGSTEATPFPKAAPGQQSSGSLQRHLSTSTLTLGSSLPQVPPPVSSTFNQTSIPGSYGHKTSIPLSNQPPGQQLAPMAPSAPQPIQTFGSAQPPSIANQLSAGPYGPTAAAQFPSLPNQQSQCPYRPTVTTQASSFPNQSTQGPYGPTVTTQASSFPNQSTQGPYGPTVATQASSFPNQSTQGPYGPTVVMPPPRPSQEQMLPVPFQSSPGPLAPPQLPVFAQTPSQPHVPVLASVSVTNHKPEPEMYSQGSAPHMVSGELSAMKKHLKVYTSKATFYELSKPPSLQDITGLNTSYNGASLSTIHREKTPTSEVKKSVTSSYDPTGRKTPSGRPKTPAFQVSRAKTPVLEISKANPLLFAAPPTFSSTRDVHHAVKKEVQGPTSSIITRSEISAIPPNPLNPSVPQEINKAQIQNGIDLNEPQKEVSLAAKVIAEAQSIPKLPSDVSLLRTKPTEASQLNATASVEPVPTMAPQEYQISRAQTYEAVAPATPSNEFTIPRSVSQGLPVPAPPPQSYQNPITPYQTPITPVHWSPRPPSRLLGNQRLNASTSELHKPRVKSTYYGLTPVEYAAYGGIKTYYGPSANKTQSGDAPKSCLDDLSSSRTVNSATHDINSSNAMNKPEENSQQLEGTTKLQSEAQSGTKLSTSMIHLSTSQNSSEVTTSSDNTVNQLQTPVSDEKIPDTSVLARQAQETPTEGVSRLNAPVSSQQKDMVQSSGRQAVLASLKEPIEQITESVMANGCTVREDLKSSSVKDKRTLTTSVLTHGQSMPIYPLLKTNINNESSHAAEMPVKQMAQQMPQSTLCIQESTSKQQVIVSKLSSNSTSQPLLNNSTLSKVQSDISTETKKLTKTTDTNSHSILATSNAATTKSSVETTVSKTITGTSTIETNTKTTSKTINSEPSKTLPGVMPSAINLATDLNSLVIPTSDSQLSKKLADSINSPDVSKYVNPFRSTSAVPLHPPTKPDNKETGLPSMVKTGTETPASDTKADTLTKSVIYSRALTNPFNDLTTAVKQSANSTTNIGTTPTMARRTLSTPTMERRPTSTPTVDNRTTSNPTIDRRTTSTPIMDRRVSSTPTMDRKILSTPTMDRKNTSNPTMDRRTTSTPIVDRRTSSTPTMERRTSSTPTMDRRILSTPTMDRRTLLTPIMDRRTSSTPTMDRRTPLTSIMDRKTSTTPTMVRRNVTTPTLSTTPTMDRKSYTTLSTENKLYAKSTMDIRQSIKSDSEIRSSDMLFADNGLSAKSTMDIRASVMTADTKQMMNTRQYLSPRLENKSILATGSSTNSSGDGNVSHSLENKPNQSTDENATSTSMSDVKVTDIVEKNFDLSTKFSLKLTKDNKPFVQTSTGLMPPHKIKNDTTITSSDSKSTMDSKVPTEVSSDSKHPTSITIEQTQVSVITPQSHAPIKTMQTEAPNSRKTSLPAIDRQTPTITTAQSQPPLPKNQTKSPVTIQPQVLTTVTTTKPPGSTVETQATVTTNTQPQSLPQAQSEVTATAPQPQNLFTTTQTEASSTEKTRPPVSISLTQPIVEVAQTVPPADCGDTTEDKVSTATTNHKQSASSTTPSATQKKVDEVSNAAPKADTKAKASLKPKGLKAKLSGWGRLKKHMVVEPEEPKFPEQDPEIKEAEDDRKKEGEGKDGNTAGAKDKPTGQEIVKKEAPPRAMKMWDAVLFQMFSTKDKILKHVNANKSEEDKNPLKESQVDIPSFVYHLPVLLYSPRFDARKLREAAEKPLNKIATMFERGLIQRKTQEEEPKDFNRTARGFGMSKSKTTDV; encoded by the coding sequence ATGGTGATGGCGGTCAGTTTTAGCAATGGACCCCTTCCTGACCTGGAGCCCTCCCAGTACCCTCCCCCACTGCTTCCCAAGCCAGGCAAGGATAACGCCCGCCTGCAGAAACTCATCAAGAAGTCAGCCAAGAAGAAGTCTTCCTCCTGTTCCCAAACACCCATCCCTTTCCGCTCGAATCTCTCTCCAGTTAATGAGATCAGTGACTTAGAATTTAGTGACACCTCAACACCACCAAGAACACCAGATGTCCCGCTCTATGGCAGTTCCCTCAACCTGAACTGCTACTCAGCCAGACCCTTCTACCAGCAGTCACCCACACCCTTGTCATACCGACGTAACTCTCCTTTTCATGGATCTGAGGCTGCATCTACGCAGTCATTGTCAAATTTGGCTCCTGTGCCTGAGTGTCACATCGCACCCCTGTATGCATGTTCCTCATTTCTGTTTGATGATGCCACCCCCAtcactgagctgtcaatcaCAGAACCCACAGCCAAAGCACCTGAGCCAGCCGCTGGTCAAACAATCACACCAGGCCCGTATGGACCGAGACCGGCTGGGGTCTGTCCAGCACCACCAACCTTACAACAGCAATCCCAAGCACCTGTGCCAAGTTCTTTGACTGCAACAGTTCCAACCCAAGCCTACACAGCCCCCCCTCAACCTCAACCTCAACTCCAAGGCCCCATCTCAAGTGCCTTACCCCAGCCCTTCACAAAAGGCCCCTATGGCTCCACTGAGGCTACCCCTTTTCCAAAAGCAGCGCCCGGACAACAGAGTTCTGGTTCTTTACAAAGACATTTGTCAACTTCAACTCTAACACTTGGATCTAGTCTACCCCAAGTGCCACCACCTGTTTCTAGTACTTTCAATCAGACGTCCATACCAGGATCCTATGGGCACAAAACGTCAATCCCACTATCCAATCAACCACCAGGACAACAGCTAGCTCCAATGGCCCCCTCAGCCCCTCAACCAATACAAACATTTGGAAGTGCTCAACCTCCTAGTATCGCAAACCAACTCTCAGCAGGCCCTTATGGACCCACTGCGGCTGCTCAATTTCCTAGTTTACCAAACCAACAATCGCAATGCCCATATCGACCCACTGTGACTACTCAAGCTTCTAGTTTCCCAAACCAATCAACACAAGGCCCGTATGGACCCACTGTGACTACTCAAGCTTCTAGTTTCCCAAACCAATCAACACAAGGCCCATATGGACCCACTGTGGCTACTCAAGCTTCTAGTTTCCCAAACCAATCAACACAAGGCCCATATGGACCCACTGTGGTTATGCCTCCACCAAGACCATCTCAAGAACAAATGCTCCCTGTACCGTTTCAAAGCTCTCCAGGACCTCTTGCTCCTCCACAACTTCCTGTCTTTGCCCAGACCCCAAGTCAACCTCATGTGCCAGTCCTGGCGTCAGTATCAGTCACAAACCATAAGCCAGAGCCTGAAATGTATTCACAGGGCTCTGCCCCTCACATGGTTTCTGGAGAGTTATCTGCCATGAAAAAACACTTGAAAGTATATACATCTAAAGCCACATTTTATGAGTTATCTAAGCCTCCATCTCTTCAAGACATAACTGGACTTAACACATCTTACAATGGAGCATCTCTTTCAACCATACACAGGGAGAAAACACCTACCTCTGAGGTGAAGAAGAGTGTGACTTCTTCCTATGATCCTACAGGAAGAAAAACCCCATCAGGGCGACCAAAGACTCCTGCTTTTCAGGTCTCTAGGGCTAAAACTCCAGTTTTAGAAATATCTAAAGCCAACCCACTGCTCTTTGCTGCACCTCCAACCTTTTCCTCCACAAGGGATGTCCACCATGCAGTTAAAAAAGAGGTTCAGGGACCCACATCGTCTATCATCACCAGAAGCGAAATATCTGCTATACCCCCTAATCCTCTAAATCCTTCTGTGCCACAGGAAATAAACAaagctcaaattcaaaatggcatTGACTTAAACGAGCCTCAAAAAGAAGTTAGTCTAGCAGCTAAAGTTATCGCTGAGGCCCAGTCAATACCTAAGTTACCATCGGACGTTTCTTTATTGAGAACAAAACCGACAGAGGCCTCTCAGCTAAATGCTACAGCAAGTGTGGAGCCTGTGCCTACTATGGCCCCACAGGAGTATCAGATTTCCAGGGCTCAGACATATGAGGCAGTTGCACCAGCGACACCCTCAAATGAATTTACCATACCAAGATCTGTGAGCCAGGGCCTTCCAGTCCCTGCACCTCCCCCTCAGAGCTATCAAAACCCCATCACACCCTATCAGACCCCGATCACCCCAGTACACTGGTCACCAAGACCTCCATCACGATTACTTGGAAATCAAAGACTGAATGCATCGACAAGTGAGCTCCACAAACCTAGGGTGAAATCAACCTATTACGGACTGACTCCTGTTGAATATGCTGCTTACGGGGGAATCAAGACTTATTATGGTCCCTCTGCAAATAAGACACAGTCAGGTGATGCACCCAAAAGTTGTCTAGATGATTTGTCATCTTCAAGAACAGTCAATTCAGCAACACATGATATAAATTCCTCAAATGCTATGAATAAACCTGAGGAAAACTCACAGCAACTTGAAGGAACTACAAAACTGCAAAGTGAGGCACAGAGTGGAACTAAGCTGAGCACCTCCATGATCCATCTGTCTACATCTCAGAACTCTTCAGAAGTGACTACATCATCTGACAACACTGTGAATCAGTTACAAACACCAGTATCTGATGAGAAAATCCCTGATACATCTGTATTAGCTAGACAGGCTCAGGAAACACCAACAGAAGGTGTGTCAAGACTAAATGCACCGGTATCATCCCAACAAAAAGATATGGTGCAAAGttcaggcagacaggcagttCTGGCGAGCTTAAAGGAGCCCATTGAACAAATAACTGAATCAGTTATGGCAAATGGGTGTACTGTGAGAGAAGATTTGAAGTCATCTTCGGTGAAAGACAAAAGAACACTGACGACTTCGGTCCTAACCCATGGACAAAGTATGCCTATTTACCCTTTGCTCAAAACAAACATTAACAATGAAAGTTCACATGCTGCAGAAATGCCAGTGAAACAAATGGCACAACAAATGCCTCAATCAACTTTGTGCATTCAAGAATCCACATCTAAACAGCAAGTTATAGTCAGCAAACTGTCATCAAATTCAACTTCACAACCTCTTCTAAATAATTCTACTTTGTCAAAAGTCCAGTCAGATATATCCACAGAGACCAAGAAATTGACAAAGACCACTGATACAAACTCTCATAGCATTCTTGCTACCTCAAATGCAGCTACTACAAAGTCAAGTGTAGAGACCACAGTCTCTAAAACTATTACAGGCACATCTACAATAGAAACAAATACTAAAACCACTTCAAAAACGATCAATTCAGAACCATCCAAAACACTCCCTGGAGTCATGCCTTCTGCCATCAATTTGGCAACAGATTTAAATTCTTTGGTTATCCCTACTAGTGATAGTCAGTTATCAAAAAAGCTTGCTGACAGCATTAACTCCCCAGATGTATCAAAATATGTTAATCCATTCAGAAGTACCAGTGCAGTTCCCTTACATCCACCTACAAAACCAGATAACAAAGAGACTGGACTTCCTAGCATGGTCAAAACAGGAACTGAAACTCCAGCTTCAGACACTAAAGCTGACACTTTAACAAAATCAGTTATCTACTCCAGAGCACTAACAAATCCTTTTAATGATCTCACCACAGCTGTCAAACAATCAGCTAACTCTACAACAAACATAGGAACAACTCCAACAATGGCCAGGAGAACTTTATCAACCCCAACCATGGAAAGGAGGCCCACTTCAACTCCAACTGTGGACAACAGAACCACTTCAAATCCAACCATAGACAGGAGAACCACTTCAACTCCAATCATGGACAGGAGAGTCTCATCAACTCCAACCATGGACAGGAAAATCTTATCAACTCCAACCATGGATAGAAAAAACACTTCAAATCCAACTATGGACAGGAGAACCACTTCAACTCCAATTGTGGACAGGAGAACATCTTCAACTCCAACTATGGAGAGGAGAACCTCTTCAACTCCAACCATGGACAGAAGAATCTTATCAACTCCAACCATGGACAGAAGAACTTTATTAACTCCTATCATGGACAGGAGAACCTCATCAACTCCAACTATGGACAGAAGAACCCCTTTAACTTCAATCATGGACAGGAAAACATCTACAACTCCAACCATGGTCAGGAGAAATGTAACTACTCCAACTTTGTCAACAACTCCAACTATGGACAGAAAATCTTACACAACACTGTCTACAGAAAATAAGCTTTATGCAAAATCAACCATGGATATCAGGCAGTCCATCAAATCTGACAGTGAGATTAGGTCCTCTGACATGCTTTTTGCAGACAATGGATTATCTGCAAAGTCCACCATGGACATTAGGGCCTCTGTGATGACTGCTGACACTAAACAAATGATGAACACAAGACAATATCTTTCACCTAGATTAGAGAACAAATCCATACTTGCGACTGGCTCTTCCACAAATTCTTCTGGAGATGGTAATGTCAGCCATTCAttagaaaacaaaccaaatcaGAGTACAGATGAAAATGCTACTTCCACCAGTATGTCTGATGTTAAAGTCACAGACATAGTTGAAAAAAACTTCGATCTATCAACCAAGTTTTCTTTGAAGCTTACAAAAGACAACAAGCCCTTCGTACAAACAAGTACAGGCCTTATGCCACCCCACAAGATCAAAAATGATACAACAATCACTTCATCTGACTCAAAGTCTACAATGGACTCAAAGGTACCGACTGAAGTGAGTTCTGATTCTAAACACCCAACCTCAATAACCATAGAACAGACGCAAGTATCTGTCATAACACCACAATCACATGCCCCCATTAAAACAATGCAAACAGAGGCTCCAAATTCAAGGAAGACATCTCTTCCAGCCATAGATAGGCAAACACCTACAATCACAACAGCCCAATCCCAACCGCCACTcccaaaaaatcaaaccaaatctCCAGTGACAATACAGCCACAAGTTTTAACCACAGTCACCACCACAAAACCACCAGGCTCAACAGTGGAAACACAAGCTACAGTcacaacaaatacacaaccTCAATCCCTTCCTCAAGCACAATCTGAAGTTACCGCCACAGCACCACAACCACAAAACCTAttcacaacaacacaaacagaagCCTCATCCACAGAGAAAACACGACCTCCAGTTTCAATATCTCTGACACAACCTATAGTGGAAGTGGCACAAACAGTGCCACCAGCTGATTGTGGTGATACCACCGAGGACAAGGTCTCAACTGCAACAACAAACCATAAACAGTCTGCCTCCTCAACTACACCTTCAGCAACACAGAAGAAGGTGGATGAGGTATCGAATGCTGCCCCAAAGGCAGACACTAAGGCCAAAGCATCACTGAAACCCAAAGGACTAAAGGCCAAGCTGAGCGGCTGGGGTAGACTAAAGAAGCACATGGTGGTTGAACCTGAGGAGCCCAAGTTTCCTGAACAGGATCCAGAGATCAAGGAGGCAGAGGATGACAGAAAGAAGGAGGGTGAGGGCAAAGATGGAAATACTGCTGGTGCCAAAGATAAACCCACAGGACAGGAGATTGTTAAGAAGGAGGCACCCCCCAGGGCTATGAAGATGTGGGATGCAGTTCTCTTTCAAATGTTCTCCACCAAAGACAAAATCTTGAAGCATGTGAATGCCAATAAAAGTGAGGAAGATAAAAACCCCTTAAAAGAAAGCCAGGTTGACATCCCTTCGTTTGTGTATCATTTGCCTGTCCTTCTTTATAGTCCACGTTTTGATGCTAGGAAGCTAAGGGAGGCTGCTGAAAAACCACTGAACAAAATTGCTACGATGTTTGAGAGAGGTCTAATACAACGCAAAACTCAAGAAGAGGAACCCAAGGACTTTAACAGAACAGCGAGAGGATTCGGTATGTCAAAGTCCAAAACAACTGATGTCTGA